A single region of the Pyricularia oryzae 70-15 chromosome 4, whole genome shotgun sequence genome encodes:
- a CDS encoding 3-oxoacyl-[acyl-carrier-protein] reductase, translating to MMIFQNTHIDTYTPYTIHAIQPEYPTNRTFAILKVKKKLTETTKPQKTSSRSINMSVPTWLITGASSGFGEAIAKDALSRGHTVIATARSANCLKHLAELGAKTMALDVTASDAELASKMAEIGTVTHVLNAAGYLLEAAMEEATAAESEAIYRTNVLGAVNITKAVMPGLRAVAADGSAGVQPVIAHFGSLGSWIGGAAVAHYCSTKWAVSGLCEGIREEVSEFGIAACTIEPGYFRTEILNTAGGKSRRVQASEPKSDIYGEDSAVGKYKAALELSNNKQPGDVLKGAKVTVDVLTKTGVAEGKEIPPRLVLGSDAVDVIRKKCQETLKLLEEWEDIAKSTGYDE from the coding sequence ATGATGATATTCCAAAACACTCACATAGACACATATACTCCGTACACTATACACGCTATTCAACCAGAATATCCCACGAATAGAACATTTGCAATTCTCaaagttaaaaaaaaactcaccgagaccaccaaaccccaaaaaaccTCATCTAGATCCATCAACATGTCCGTCCCTACCTGGCTCATCACAGGCGCCTCCTCGGGTTTTGGCGAAGCAATTGCTAAGGATGCCCTCTCACGGGGCCACACCGTGATCGCAACGGCGCGGTCGGCAAACTGCCTCAAGCACCTGGCCGAGCTGGGCGCCAAAACGATGGCGCTGGACGTGACGGCGTCCGACGCCGAGCTGGCCTCCAAGATGGCCGAGATCGGTACCGTCACACACGTGCTCAACGCCGCCGGCTACCTGCTCGAAGCCGCGATGGAGGAAGCCACAGCCGCCGAAAGCGAGGCCATTTACCGGACCAACGTGCTCGGGGCCGTCAACATCACCAAGGCAGTGATGCCAGGGCTgagggcggtggcggccgaCGGCAGCGCGGGCGTGCAGCCTGTCATTGCACACTTTGGCAGCCTGGGGAGCTGGATCGGCGGCGCGGCGGTGGCGCACTACTGCAGCACCAAGTGGGCCGTCTCGGGCTTGTGCGAGGGGATCCGCGAAGAGGTGTCTGAGTTCGGCATCGCAGCGTGTACAATCGAGCCCGGCTACTTCCGGACCGAGATCCTCAACACGGCCGGCGGGAAGAGCAGGCGCGTGCAGGCCTCGGAGCCAAAGAGTGACATTTACGGCGAGGACAGCGCGGTCGGCAAGTACAAGGCGGCGCTGGAGCTCAGCAACAACAAGCAGCCGGGCGACGTGCTCAAGGGGGCCAAGGTTACGGTCGACGTCCTGACAAAGACGGGCGTCGCTGAGGGCAAGGAGATCCCGCCGAGGTTGGTGCTGGGAAGTGATGCTGTTGACGTCATTAGGAAGAAGTGCCAAGAAACACTCAAGCTGTTGGAAGAGTGGGAGGACATCGCAAAGTCAACCGGTTATGACGAGTAA
- a CDS encoding cholinephosphotransferase 1, which yields MPTDSKTAAAECISDDALIHLKSYKYSSVDKSPISKYILQPYWNAAVKLLPMWLAPNMVTLIGFMFILGNVGLLLVYMPDLEGPGPSWLYYSFAFGLFMYQTLDNLDGKQARRTGMSSGLGELFDHGIDSLNCTLASLLETAAMGLGVSKSGVFTALCPCLPMFFSTWETYHSHTLYLGRINGPTEGILIACTIMILSGYYGPGIWTERLIDLFGEKYLMGYADIVGDYSIRDVWIGIIVSSLVLTHIPPCIYHVAIARRSRGQAIAPVFLEWTPLLFYSLSIGAWVYSPFSTLRSHNHIVLFCCTMSFVFGRMTTKMILAHLTRQPFPYWTVMLWPLLGGAVLVNLPRFGFQAVSHEVELGYLWGYFVFAAAVYSRWAYVVITSICDFLEINALTIPKEKQAENKRKMQLERAKPLLNGNGASNGALNGKKVQ from the exons ATGCCCACCGACAGTA AaacggccgccgccgagtgCATCTCGGACGACGCACTGATCCACCTCAAGTCGTACAAGTATTCGAGCGTCGACAAGTCGCCCATTTCCAAATACATCCTACAGCCCTAC TGGAATGCCGCAGTCAAGCTGCTGCCCATGTGGCTCGCGCCCAACATGGTCACTTTAATTGGCTTCATGTTCATTCTCGGCAACGTAGGCTTGCTACTCGTATATATGCCAGATCTGGAGGGACCA GGTCCGTCATGGCTTTACTACAGTTTTGCCTTCGGTCTATTCATGTACCAGACGTTGGACAATCTGGACGGCAAGCAGGCCCGACGTACAGGAATGTCTAGCGGACTCGGTGAGCTATTCGACCACGGCATAGACTCGCTTAACTGCACCTTGGCCAGTCTGCTTGAGACCGCAGCCATGGGCCTTGGTGTGTCCAAATCCGGCGTCTTCACCGCTCTCTGCCCCTGCTTGCCGATGTTTTTCTCAACGTGGGAGACGTACCACTCGCACACGCTCTACCTGGGCCGCATCAACGGACCGACCGAAGGCATCCTGATAGCCTGCACCATTATGATCCTCTCCGGCTACTACGGGCCCGGCATCTGGACTGAACGGTTGATTGATCTTTTCGGGGAGAAGTACTTGATGGGCTACGCCGACATCGTTGGCGACTACTCGATCCGCGACGTCTGGATTGGAATCATCGTCAGCTCGCTTGTCCTCACCCACATTCCGCCCTGCATCTACCACGTTGCCATCGCACGCCGCAGCAGGGGCCAGGCCATTGCGCCAGTGTTCCTCGAGTGGACGCCTCTGCTCTTCTACTCGCTTTCCATCGGAGCATGGGTTTACTCCCCCTTTTCGACTCTGCGCAGCCACAACCACATCGTCCTGTTCTGTTGCACCATGTCATTTGTGTTTGGGCGCATGACGACCAAGATGATCCTCGCACATCTGACCCGCCAGCCGTTCCCATACTGGACCGTTATGCTGTGGCCGCTTTTGGGTGGTGCTGTCCTCGTAAACCTTCCAAGGTTTGGCTTTCAGGCCGTCTCGCACGAGGTCGAGCTCGGATACTTGTGGGGATACTTCGTGTTTGCAGCAGCGGTCTACTCGCGCTGGGCATATGTTGTCATCACAAGCATTTGTGATTTCTTGGAGATAAACGCCCTGACGATTCCGAAAGAGAAGCAGGCAGAGAACAAGCGCAAGATGCAGCTGGAGCGGGCCAAGCCTCTGCTCAACGGCAATGGTGCTTCCAATGGTGCTTTGAACGGCAAGAAGGTGCAATGA